From Solwaraspora sp. WMMD1047, the proteins below share one genomic window:
- a CDS encoding ATP-binding cassette domain-containing protein has translation MSDGQRSPTVGTGRIEVSGLTKQYGKMRAVDNLSFSVEPGRVTGFLGPNGAGKTTTLRMLLNLVTPTAGGATISGQRYADLPEPAKHVGAVLEASSAHKGRTGVNHLRVICAAAGLPKSRADEALAMVGLTPAAKRKFKGYSLGMKQRLGIAAAMLGDPKVLLLDEPANGLDPEGIRWMRGFLKTLAAEGRTVLVSSHLLSEMQLLADDVVIIAAGKLIRQGPVAEVMGSMTHGAQIRVRTPDAEKLTTALGQQNATVTRGQDGELLVAGVDAPTVGRTALAAGVELHELTAERPDLERVFLELTSGKAGIR, from the coding sequence ATGTCCGACGGGCAGCGGAGCCCCACGGTCGGGACCGGCAGGATCGAGGTGTCCGGCCTGACCAAGCAGTACGGCAAGATGCGCGCGGTCGACAATCTGTCGTTCAGCGTCGAGCCGGGCCGGGTGACCGGCTTCCTCGGGCCGAACGGCGCGGGCAAGACCACCACGCTGCGGATGTTGCTGAACCTGGTCACGCCGACCGCCGGTGGCGCCACGATCAGCGGTCAGCGCTACGCCGACCTGCCGGAGCCGGCGAAACACGTCGGTGCGGTGCTGGAGGCGTCCAGCGCCCACAAGGGGCGGACCGGGGTCAACCACCTGCGGGTGATCTGCGCGGCTGCCGGTCTGCCGAAGTCCCGGGCCGACGAGGCGCTGGCCATGGTCGGTCTGACCCCGGCGGCGAAGCGCAAGTTCAAGGGTTACTCGCTGGGCATGAAGCAGCGGCTCGGCATCGCCGCCGCCATGCTCGGCGATCCGAAGGTGCTGCTGCTCGACGAGCCGGCCAACGGTTTGGACCCGGAGGGCATCCGGTGGATGCGCGGGTTCCTCAAGACGCTCGCCGCCGAGGGCCGCACGGTGCTGGTCTCCAGCCACCTGCTGTCGGAGATGCAGCTGCTCGCCGACGACGTGGTGATCATCGCGGCCGGCAAGCTGATCCGGCAGGGGCCGGTGGCCGAGGTGATGGGCTCGATGACGCACGGCGCCCAGATCCGGGTACGCACCCCCGACGCGGAGAAGCTGACCACCGCGTTGGGCCAGCAGAATGCCACGGTGACCCGGGGCCAGGACGGCGAGCTGCTGGTTGCCGGGGTGGACGCGCCGACCGTCGGGCGGACCGCGTTGGCGGCCGGGGTGGAGCTGCACGAGCTGACCGCGGAGCGCCCCGACCTGGAACGGGTCTTCCTCGAACTGACCTCCGGAAAGGCGGGAATCCGATGA
- a CDS encoding ABC transporter permease: MRLIRSELVKIRTTNTWWLFAGGAFLMLVLAFLYNMLFANFALDNPDTSTEGLSPEQAEQVVAQSDVVFQAANLYTSGQFFGLLFVMLLGIILVTNEFYHQTATTTFLTAPHRTAVVLAKLVVATLLGAAFWLVTTALTIPATMVFLASKGVDNHFGDWPITRALLLNLLAYTLWGIFGVGFGVLIRSQIGATITAVVLYLLGTTAAGILFAVLQDRFDAEWIGELQVLVPSIASSLMISGTELPGSPPQWVGAVVLIGYALVTGTVGSLIMRTRDIS; this comes from the coding sequence ATGAGACTGATCCGCTCCGAGCTGGTCAAGATCCGTACCACGAACACCTGGTGGCTCTTTGCCGGCGGCGCCTTCCTGATGCTGGTGCTGGCGTTCCTCTACAACATGCTCTTCGCCAACTTCGCCCTGGACAACCCCGACACCAGCACCGAGGGGCTCTCGCCGGAGCAGGCGGAGCAGGTGGTGGCCCAGTCCGATGTCGTCTTCCAGGCGGCGAACCTCTACACCTCGGGCCAGTTCTTCGGCCTGCTCTTCGTGATGCTGCTCGGCATCATCCTGGTGACGAACGAGTTCTATCACCAGACCGCGACCACGACCTTCCTGACCGCGCCGCACCGTACCGCGGTGGTGTTGGCCAAGCTGGTGGTGGCGACCCTGCTCGGGGCGGCGTTCTGGCTGGTCACGACCGCGTTGACCATCCCGGCGACGATGGTCTTCCTGGCCAGCAAGGGGGTGGACAACCACTTCGGCGACTGGCCGATCACCCGCGCGCTGCTGCTCAACCTGCTCGCGTACACGCTGTGGGGCATTTTCGGGGTGGGCTTCGGGGTGCTGATCCGCAGCCAGATCGGTGCCACCATCACGGCGGTGGTGCTCTACCTGCTCGGTACCACGGCGGCGGGCATCCTCTTCGCGGTGCTGCAGGACCGGTTCGACGCGGAGTGGATCGGCGAGTTGCAGGTGCTCGTCCCGTCGATCGCCTCGTCGCTGATGATCAGTGGGACGGAGCTACCCGGCAGTCCACCACAGTGGGTGGGCGCGGTGGTGCTGATCGGCTACGCCCTGGTGACGGGCACGGTCGGCTCACTGATCATGCGGACTCGGGACATTTCATGA
- a CDS encoding GNAT family N-acyltransferase, with protein sequence MAVLLTAAAPAGTSGYTLLIADTPEQVAAAQRLRHAVFAAELGVDLPTADTGLDADEFDPHCDHLIVRDDRTGAVVGTYRMLPPQRVGRVGRRYAEGEFDLRGLAPLRDDLVEIGRSCVDPAHRSGAVINLMWAGIARYLHLRGLRWLGGCASVPLRDGGATALAVWHEVARQNLCPPPLRVHPHRPWLAEPAAIAAAATPPVNGRAAMPPLLRGYLRLGAWVCGEPGYDPEFDVADLYVLLSMDRMHPRYRRHFLGEAAADPGATG encoded by the coding sequence ATGGCCGTTCTCCTCACCGCCGCCGCACCGGCCGGCACCAGCGGTTACACCCTGCTGATCGCGGACACCCCGGAGCAGGTCGCCGCCGCGCAGCGGCTGCGCCACGCGGTCTTCGCCGCCGAACTCGGCGTTGACCTCCCCACCGCCGACACGGGACTCGACGCCGACGAGTTCGATCCACACTGCGACCACCTGATCGTCCGCGACGACCGGACCGGGGCGGTGGTCGGCACCTACCGGATGCTGCCACCGCAGCGCGTCGGCCGGGTCGGCCGGCGCTACGCCGAGGGCGAGTTCGACCTGCGGGGGCTGGCGCCGCTGCGCGACGACCTGGTCGAGATCGGCCGCTCCTGCGTCGACCCGGCCCACCGCTCCGGCGCCGTGATCAACCTGATGTGGGCGGGCATCGCCCGCTACCTGCACCTGCGCGGGCTGCGCTGGCTCGGTGGTTGCGCCTCGGTGCCGCTGCGCGACGGCGGTGCCACCGCCCTGGCGGTCTGGCACGAAGTGGCCCGGCAGAACCTCTGCCCCCCGCCGCTGCGGGTCCACCCGCACCGCCCGTGGCTCGCCGAGCCGGCCGCGATCGCCGCCGCGGCGACACCGCCGGTCAACGGTCGGGCGGCCATGCCGCCGCTGCTGCGCGGCTACCTGCGGCTGGGGGCCTGGGTGTGCGGCGAGCCCGGGTACGACCCGGAGTTCGACGTGGCAGACCTGTACGTGCTGCTCTCGATGGACCGGATGCACCCGCGTTACCGTCGGCACTTCCTCGGCGAAGCCGCGGCCGACCCGGGAGCGACCGGATGA